In Gouania willdenowi chromosome 15, fGouWil2.1, whole genome shotgun sequence, one DNA window encodes the following:
- the tmem72 gene encoding transmembrane protein 72: MGSAESLWIAVEFICRILGVSTATVLCAVGVETIQQGEFNSLGIYLLVSSVGIMIFEMAYFLDALLMMCLPCPPDWQLFVLWGKMANVGGFHKFLYYSIMSVVCFLHPVLLWHAIIPGTMLLVTAVFNFILSKKHNSQPPKRPQEIYSDHSICVTEGGGSDSRFSFLPVVVGRRGESLALNSVDTDLGLREQGESVRTVLDREQTDQRKRHWRDSICFRGREEPVEREMKEMDQYSEPEVDTTSDTAPMITN; this comes from the exons ATGGGAAGTGCAGAGAGCCTGTGGATTGCAGTGGAGTTTATTTGCAGGATTCTTGGTGTTTCTACAGCCACAG TGCTGTGTGCAGTTGGCGTGGAAACAATCCAACAAGGAGAGTTCAACAGCCTTGGTATCTACCTACT GGTGTCATCCGTGGGTATCATGATATTTGAGATGGCCTATTTTCTGGATGCTCTCCTGATGATGTGCTTACC CTGCCCCCCAGACTGGCAGCTGTTTGTGTTGTGGGGGAAGATGGCTAATGTGGGAGGCTTCCATAAATTCCTCTATTACTCCATCATGTCAGTGGTCTGCTTTTTGCACCCAGTGTTGTTGTGGCATGCAATCATCCCAG GGACAATGCTTCTGGTGACCGCTGTTTTCAACTTTATACTgagcaaaaaacacaacagccAGCCCCCTAAAAGGCCACAGGAGATCTACAGCGATCACAGTATCTGTGTGACAGAAGGAGGAGGCTCAGACAGCAGGTTCTCATTCCTTCCTGTGGTGGTGGGAAGGAGAGGAGAAAGCTTGGCTCTAAACAGTGTGGACACAGATCTCGGCCTGAGGGAGCAGGGAGAAAGTGTCCGGACTGTGCTGGACAGGGAGCAAACAGACCAAAGGAAGCGCCATTGGAGAGACAGCATATGTTTTAGAGGAAGGGAAGAGCCTGTGGAGAGGGAGATGAAGGAGATGGATCAGTACAGTGAGCCGGAGGTAGACACCACCTCAGACACAGCACCGATGATCACTAACTGA